The Vespula vulgaris chromosome 12, iyVesVulg1.1, whole genome shotgun sequence genome window below encodes:
- the LOC127068262 gene encoding transcription factor Jun-like, giving the protein MLERAREKKKTTFGVAIKERPFSTVSMVRNLTMDQVFNEDTTGSYGVINRDNNMGLRKRNLTLDLNNCQRQESQVKRPRLGPLSTTLNIAPILSSPDLNMLKLGSPELEKLIIEQQDGNGADTEGVVTSLPTPTAQILFPKTVTEAQELYARGFVDALNELHHSDSSQEPGSLHGVTYTTLEPPGSVQSIGTESSVSQGLMQIKDEPQTVPSVSSSPPMSPIDMENQERIKLERKRQRNRVAASKCRRRKLERISRLEDKVKVLKGENSELSAVVHKLREHVCRLKEQVMDHVHYGCQIMTVSEQF; this is encoded by the coding sequence ATGCtcgaaagagcgagagagaaaaaaaagacgaccTTCGGAGTTGCCATCAAAGAAAGACCATTCTCCACCGTATCGATGGTACGAAATTTAACAATGGATCAGGTATTTAATGAGGACACGACAGGCTCTTATGGAGTCATAAATCGTGACAATAACATGGGTCTACGTAAACGTAATCTTACGTTGGATTTAAACAATTGTCAGAGACAAGAGTCACAAGTTAAAAGACCAAGATTGGGCCCGTTATCGACGACTTTAAATATTGCTCCGATTTTGAGTTCGCCAGACTTGAATATGCTCAAACTGGGATCGCCGGAATTGGAGAAGTTGATAATCGAACAACAGGATGGCAATGGCGCCGACACCGAGGGCGTCGTCACGTCCTTGCCAACGCCAACGGCGCAAATACTTTTTCCAAAAACCGTGACAGAAGCTCAAGAACTTTATGCTCGAGGTTTCGTAGATGCCTTAAACGAGCTACATCACTCGGATAGCTCCCAAGAACCTGGTAGCTTGCACGGAGTTACTTACACGACTTTGGAGCCACCCGGTAGCGTGCAAAGCATCGGAACGGAGTCCTCGGTGAGTCAGGGTCTCATGCAAATAAAGGACGAACCGCAAACGGTACCTAGCGTTTCAAGCTCGCCGCCTATGTCACCGATAGACATGGAAAATCAAGAAAGGATCAAACTCGAAAGGAAGAGGCAACGAAATCGCGTGGCCGCTTCCAAGTGTCGCAGGCGCAAACTCGAACGTATTTCCAGGCTGGAGGACAAGGTCAAAGTTCTCAAGGGCGAGAACAGCGAATTGAGCGCGGTCGTACACAAACTGAGGGAACACGTTTGTCGACTTAAGGAACAGGTGATGGATCACGTTCATTACGGCTGTCAAATCATGACAGTTTCGgaacaattttaa
- the LOC127068233 gene encoding long-chain fatty acid transport protein 4 isoform X1 produces the protein MSVNNVGNGNNIAPILSNMIDDKNRDVERGKIHTRVGESLNRSQATSMTTTASVPQVRSTNEVVVNLGEGKEEEDLVDVTTLSGSTQAIGDTRGGCRNLSPTRCQTIGRFLRQLMLVMLLITFIAASLAFLTLYVGHMFLLQLFVVVIVAYFVAGGRLRWFYIVFRTLPRDVKGLLRYIKLLWLIRGHEKKNKSVADIFRQHVARHPNKACIIFEDQEWTFQQIEDFSNKVATTFKNHGYRKGDVVALLMENRPDFVGIWLGLSKIGIITSLININLRKSSLLHSIDVAKCQALIYSSEFTEVVTDIASSLNANMGFYKYGNEATADSAHLKAKNLTNILSEVSTVSPISQDKSCYHDDLLYIYTSGTTGLPKAAVITNSRFIFIASGINIIAKMRSSDILYTPLPLYHTAGGVMSIGQALLHGNTTVIRKKFSASAYFNDCIKYKCTIAQYIGEMCRYILAVPVKSEDKQHTLRMIFGNGLRPQIWRQFVARFNIPQVIEFYGATEGNANIVNIDNTVGAIGFVSRIITSVYPISIIKVNAEGEPIRNAKGLCQVCAPDEPGVFIGKIIPNNPTRAFLGYVDKKASNSKIVRDVFAKGDSAFISGDILVADELGYLYFKDRTGDTFRWKGENVSTSEVEAIISNFINYKDCIIYGVEVHGAEGRAGMAAICDENDTLNLKQLSSDIKDQLPFYARPQFLRILSKVDLTSTFKLKKKDLQEDGFDPKRIQDKLYYFDSKLGYQLLTKEVFDEIQSGKIKL, from the exons ATGTCCGTCAATAACGTTGGAAATGGGAATAACATTGCGCCGATTCTATCGAACAtgatcgatgataaaaatcgC GACGTAGAGAGGGGCAAAATCCATACAAGAGTAGGGGAATCATTGAACCGATCACAGGCAAcgtcgatgacgacgacggcATCGGTGCCGCAAGTCCGGAGTACGAACGAAGTAGTAGTCAATCTtggagagggaaaagaagaagaagacttgGTGGATGTAACTACGTTATCTGGTAGTACGCAGGCTATAGGGGACACACGTGGCGGATGTAGAAACTTATCACCAACACGTTGCCAAACAATCGGCCGTTTTCTTCGCCAACTAATGCTAGTCATGCTGTTAATAACATTTATCGCAGCTTCATTGGCCTTCCTGACACTTTACGTCGGCCACATGTTTCTTCTACAACTTTTTGTTGTTGTGATCGTTGCGTACTTCGTTGCTGGTGGTCGTCTAAGGTGGTTTTATATTGTCTTTCGTACATTACCACGTGATGtcaa AGGTTTGTTAAGATACATTAAACTTCTCTGGTTGATTCGTggtcatgaaaaaaaaaataaaagcgttGCCGATATATTTCGGCAACATGTTGCTCGACATCCCAATAAAGCGTGCATCATATTCGAAGATCAAGAATGGACGTTCCAACAA atcgaAGATTTCAGTAACAAAGTTGCAACGACGTTTAAAAATCATGGTTATAGAAAAGGAGATGTGGTAGCATTGTTGATGGAAAATCGTCCTGATTTTGTTGGGATTTGGCTTGGTTTAAGTAAAATAGGCATAATAACGTCtctgattaatattaatcttcgAAAATCCTCTCTATTACATAGCATCGATGTCGCTAAATGTCAAGCATTGATTTATAGTTCTGAATTTACTGaag TCGTCACGGATATTGCTAGCTCACTCAACGCAAATATGGGATTCTACAAGTATGGAAATGAGGCAACAGCAGATTCTGCGCATTTAAAGGCAAAGAAtttgacaaatattttatcagaAGTTTCTACAGTATCACCAATATCACAAGACAAAAGTTGTTATCacgatgatttattatatatttataccagTGGAACTACTGGTCTTCCGAAGGCTGCTGTAATAACTAATTCAAG atttatattcATCGCTAGTGGAATTAATATCATAGCTAAGATGAGATCTTCCGATATATTGTATACGCCATTACCTTTGTATCATACAGCAGGTGGTGTTATGTCAATAGGTCAAGCCTTATTACATGGAAATACGACTgtgattagaaagaaattttctgcCAGTGCTTATTTTAATGATTGCATTAAGTATAAATGCACG atcGCACAATATATAGGAGAAATGTGTCGTTACATTTTAGCAGTACCAGTCAAATCTGAAGACAAACAACACACTCTTCGAATGATTTTTGGTAATGGACTTAGACCACAAATATGGCGTCAATTTGTAGCACGTTTTAATATACCTCAGGTTATTGAATTTTATGGTGCTACTGAGGGTAACGCGAATATCg taaatatcgataatactGTTGGAGCTATTGGATTCGTATCGCGAATTATTACATCCGTATATccaatatctattattaaagtAAATGCTGAAGGAGAACCAATAAGAAATGCAAAAGGATTGTGTCAAGTTTGTGCTCCAG aCGAACCTGGTGTTTTCATTGGAAAAATTATACCAAACAACCCGACACGAGCATTTTTGGGATACGTGGATAAGAAAGCATCGAACAGTAAAATCGTACGCGACGTTTTCGCTAAAGGCGATTCTGCTTTCATATCTG GTGACATTCTTGTAGCAGACGAATTAggatatctttattttaaagatagaaCGGGAGATACGTTTAGatggaaaggagaaaatgTTTCAACGTCCGAAGTCGAAGCCATTattagtaattttataaattataaagattgTATAATTTACGGTGTTGAG GTTCATGGCGCAGAAGGAAGAGCTGGTATGGCTGCTATTTGTGACGAGAATGACACGTTAAATCTAAAACAATTATCATCCGATATTAAAGATCAATTACCATTTTATGCTAGGCCTCAATTTCTTCGAATATTGTCAAAAGTTGATCTCACaa gtacatttaaattgaagaaaaaggatttacAAGAAGATGGTTTCGATCCCAAGAGAATacaagataaattatattactttgaTTCCAAATTGGGATATCAGTTGTTAACGAAAGAAGTATTCGATGAAATTCAATcaggaaaaattaaattataa
- the LOC127068233 gene encoding long-chain fatty acid transport protein 4 isoform X3: MTTTASVPQVRSTNEVVVNLGEGKEEEDLVDVTTLSGSTQAIGDTRGGCRNLSPTRCQTIGRFLRQLMLVMLLITFIAASLAFLTLYVGHMFLLQLFVVVIVAYFVAGGRLRWFYIVFRTLPRDVKGLLRYIKLLWLIRGHEKKNKSVADIFRQHVARHPNKACIIFEDQEWTFQQIEDFSNKVATTFKNHGYRKGDVVALLMENRPDFVGIWLGLSKIGIITSLININLRKSSLLHSIDVAKCQALIYSSEFTEVVTDIASSLNANMGFYKYGNEATADSAHLKAKNLTNILSEVSTVSPISQDKSCYHDDLLYIYTSGTTGLPKAAVITNSRFIFIASGINIIAKMRSSDILYTPLPLYHTAGGVMSIGQALLHGNTTVIRKKFSASAYFNDCIKYKCTIAQYIGEMCRYILAVPVKSEDKQHTLRMIFGNGLRPQIWRQFVARFNIPQVIEFYGATEGNANIVNIDNTVGAIGFVSRIITSVYPISIIKVNAEGEPIRNAKGLCQVCAPDEPGVFIGKIIPNNPTRAFLGYVDKKASNSKIVRDVFAKGDSAFISGDILVADELGYLYFKDRTGDTFRWKGENVSTSEVEAIISNFINYKDCIIYGVEVHGAEGRAGMAAICDENDTLNLKQLSSDIKDQLPFYARPQFLRILSKVDLTSTFKLKKKDLQEDGFDPKRIQDKLYYFDSKLGYQLLTKEVFDEIQSGKIKL, encoded by the exons atgacgacgacggcATCGGTGCCGCAAGTCCGGAGTACGAACGAAGTAGTAGTCAATCTtggagagggaaaagaagaagaagacttgGTGGATGTAACTACGTTATCTGGTAGTACGCAGGCTATAGGGGACACACGTGGCGGATGTAGAAACTTATCACCAACACGTTGCCAAACAATCGGCCGTTTTCTTCGCCAACTAATGCTAGTCATGCTGTTAATAACATTTATCGCAGCTTCATTGGCCTTCCTGACACTTTACGTCGGCCACATGTTTCTTCTACAACTTTTTGTTGTTGTGATCGTTGCGTACTTCGTTGCTGGTGGTCGTCTAAGGTGGTTTTATATTGTCTTTCGTACATTACCACGTGATGtcaa AGGTTTGTTAAGATACATTAAACTTCTCTGGTTGATTCGTggtcatgaaaaaaaaaataaaagcgttGCCGATATATTTCGGCAACATGTTGCTCGACATCCCAATAAAGCGTGCATCATATTCGAAGATCAAGAATGGACGTTCCAACAA atcgaAGATTTCAGTAACAAAGTTGCAACGACGTTTAAAAATCATGGTTATAGAAAAGGAGATGTGGTAGCATTGTTGATGGAAAATCGTCCTGATTTTGTTGGGATTTGGCTTGGTTTAAGTAAAATAGGCATAATAACGTCtctgattaatattaatcttcgAAAATCCTCTCTATTACATAGCATCGATGTCGCTAAATGTCAAGCATTGATTTATAGTTCTGAATTTACTGaag TCGTCACGGATATTGCTAGCTCACTCAACGCAAATATGGGATTCTACAAGTATGGAAATGAGGCAACAGCAGATTCTGCGCATTTAAAGGCAAAGAAtttgacaaatattttatcagaAGTTTCTACAGTATCACCAATATCACAAGACAAAAGTTGTTATCacgatgatttattatatatttataccagTGGAACTACTGGTCTTCCGAAGGCTGCTGTAATAACTAATTCAAG atttatattcATCGCTAGTGGAATTAATATCATAGCTAAGATGAGATCTTCCGATATATTGTATACGCCATTACCTTTGTATCATACAGCAGGTGGTGTTATGTCAATAGGTCAAGCCTTATTACATGGAAATACGACTgtgattagaaagaaattttctgcCAGTGCTTATTTTAATGATTGCATTAAGTATAAATGCACG atcGCACAATATATAGGAGAAATGTGTCGTTACATTTTAGCAGTACCAGTCAAATCTGAAGACAAACAACACACTCTTCGAATGATTTTTGGTAATGGACTTAGACCACAAATATGGCGTCAATTTGTAGCACGTTTTAATATACCTCAGGTTATTGAATTTTATGGTGCTACTGAGGGTAACGCGAATATCg taaatatcgataatactGTTGGAGCTATTGGATTCGTATCGCGAATTATTACATCCGTATATccaatatctattattaaagtAAATGCTGAAGGAGAACCAATAAGAAATGCAAAAGGATTGTGTCAAGTTTGTGCTCCAG aCGAACCTGGTGTTTTCATTGGAAAAATTATACCAAACAACCCGACACGAGCATTTTTGGGATACGTGGATAAGAAAGCATCGAACAGTAAAATCGTACGCGACGTTTTCGCTAAAGGCGATTCTGCTTTCATATCTG GTGACATTCTTGTAGCAGACGAATTAggatatctttattttaaagatagaaCGGGAGATACGTTTAGatggaaaggagaaaatgTTTCAACGTCCGAAGTCGAAGCCATTattagtaattttataaattataaagattgTATAATTTACGGTGTTGAG GTTCATGGCGCAGAAGGAAGAGCTGGTATGGCTGCTATTTGTGACGAGAATGACACGTTAAATCTAAAACAATTATCATCCGATATTAAAGATCAATTACCATTTTATGCTAGGCCTCAATTTCTTCGAATATTGTCAAAAGTTGATCTCACaa gtacatttaaattgaagaaaaaggatttacAAGAAGATGGTTTCGATCCCAAGAGAATacaagataaattatattactttgaTTCCAAATTGGGATATCAGTTGTTAACGAAAGAAGTATTCGATGAAATTCAATcaggaaaaattaaattataa
- the LOC127068233 gene encoding long-chain fatty acid transport protein 4 isoform X2, with amino-acid sequence MIILIIRYVHDVERGKIHTRVGESLNRSQATSMTTTASVPQVRSTNEVVVNLGEGKEEEDLVDVTTLSGSTQAIGDTRGGCRNLSPTRCQTIGRFLRQLMLVMLLITFIAASLAFLTLYVGHMFLLQLFVVVIVAYFVAGGRLRWFYIVFRTLPRDVKGLLRYIKLLWLIRGHEKKNKSVADIFRQHVARHPNKACIIFEDQEWTFQQIEDFSNKVATTFKNHGYRKGDVVALLMENRPDFVGIWLGLSKIGIITSLININLRKSSLLHSIDVAKCQALIYSSEFTEVVTDIASSLNANMGFYKYGNEATADSAHLKAKNLTNILSEVSTVSPISQDKSCYHDDLLYIYTSGTTGLPKAAVITNSRFIFIASGINIIAKMRSSDILYTPLPLYHTAGGVMSIGQALLHGNTTVIRKKFSASAYFNDCIKYKCTIAQYIGEMCRYILAVPVKSEDKQHTLRMIFGNGLRPQIWRQFVARFNIPQVIEFYGATEGNANIVNIDNTVGAIGFVSRIITSVYPISIIKVNAEGEPIRNAKGLCQVCAPDEPGVFIGKIIPNNPTRAFLGYVDKKASNSKIVRDVFAKGDSAFISGDILVADELGYLYFKDRTGDTFRWKGENVSTSEVEAIISNFINYKDCIIYGVEVHGAEGRAGMAAICDENDTLNLKQLSSDIKDQLPFYARPQFLRILSKVDLTSTFKLKKKDLQEDGFDPKRIQDKLYYFDSKLGYQLLTKEVFDEIQSGKIKL; translated from the exons ATGATCATTTTGATAATTAGGTACGTGCAC GACGTAGAGAGGGGCAAAATCCATACAAGAGTAGGGGAATCATTGAACCGATCACAGGCAAcgtcgatgacgacgacggcATCGGTGCCGCAAGTCCGGAGTACGAACGAAGTAGTAGTCAATCTtggagagggaaaagaagaagaagacttgGTGGATGTAACTACGTTATCTGGTAGTACGCAGGCTATAGGGGACACACGTGGCGGATGTAGAAACTTATCACCAACACGTTGCCAAACAATCGGCCGTTTTCTTCGCCAACTAATGCTAGTCATGCTGTTAATAACATTTATCGCAGCTTCATTGGCCTTCCTGACACTTTACGTCGGCCACATGTTTCTTCTACAACTTTTTGTTGTTGTGATCGTTGCGTACTTCGTTGCTGGTGGTCGTCTAAGGTGGTTTTATATTGTCTTTCGTACATTACCACGTGATGtcaa AGGTTTGTTAAGATACATTAAACTTCTCTGGTTGATTCGTggtcatgaaaaaaaaaataaaagcgttGCCGATATATTTCGGCAACATGTTGCTCGACATCCCAATAAAGCGTGCATCATATTCGAAGATCAAGAATGGACGTTCCAACAA atcgaAGATTTCAGTAACAAAGTTGCAACGACGTTTAAAAATCATGGTTATAGAAAAGGAGATGTGGTAGCATTGTTGATGGAAAATCGTCCTGATTTTGTTGGGATTTGGCTTGGTTTAAGTAAAATAGGCATAATAACGTCtctgattaatattaatcttcgAAAATCCTCTCTATTACATAGCATCGATGTCGCTAAATGTCAAGCATTGATTTATAGTTCTGAATTTACTGaag TCGTCACGGATATTGCTAGCTCACTCAACGCAAATATGGGATTCTACAAGTATGGAAATGAGGCAACAGCAGATTCTGCGCATTTAAAGGCAAAGAAtttgacaaatattttatcagaAGTTTCTACAGTATCACCAATATCACAAGACAAAAGTTGTTATCacgatgatttattatatatttataccagTGGAACTACTGGTCTTCCGAAGGCTGCTGTAATAACTAATTCAAG atttatattcATCGCTAGTGGAATTAATATCATAGCTAAGATGAGATCTTCCGATATATTGTATACGCCATTACCTTTGTATCATACAGCAGGTGGTGTTATGTCAATAGGTCAAGCCTTATTACATGGAAATACGACTgtgattagaaagaaattttctgcCAGTGCTTATTTTAATGATTGCATTAAGTATAAATGCACG atcGCACAATATATAGGAGAAATGTGTCGTTACATTTTAGCAGTACCAGTCAAATCTGAAGACAAACAACACACTCTTCGAATGATTTTTGGTAATGGACTTAGACCACAAATATGGCGTCAATTTGTAGCACGTTTTAATATACCTCAGGTTATTGAATTTTATGGTGCTACTGAGGGTAACGCGAATATCg taaatatcgataatactGTTGGAGCTATTGGATTCGTATCGCGAATTATTACATCCGTATATccaatatctattattaaagtAAATGCTGAAGGAGAACCAATAAGAAATGCAAAAGGATTGTGTCAAGTTTGTGCTCCAG aCGAACCTGGTGTTTTCATTGGAAAAATTATACCAAACAACCCGACACGAGCATTTTTGGGATACGTGGATAAGAAAGCATCGAACAGTAAAATCGTACGCGACGTTTTCGCTAAAGGCGATTCTGCTTTCATATCTG GTGACATTCTTGTAGCAGACGAATTAggatatctttattttaaagatagaaCGGGAGATACGTTTAGatggaaaggagaaaatgTTTCAACGTCCGAAGTCGAAGCCATTattagtaattttataaattataaagattgTATAATTTACGGTGTTGAG GTTCATGGCGCAGAAGGAAGAGCTGGTATGGCTGCTATTTGTGACGAGAATGACACGTTAAATCTAAAACAATTATCATCCGATATTAAAGATCAATTACCATTTTATGCTAGGCCTCAATTTCTTCGAATATTGTCAAAAGTTGATCTCACaa gtacatttaaattgaagaaaaaggatttacAAGAAGATGGTTTCGATCCCAAGAGAATacaagataaattatattactttgaTTCCAAATTGGGATATCAGTTGTTAACGAAAGAAGTATTCGATGAAATTCAATcaggaaaaattaaattataa
- the LOC127068239 gene encoding long-chain fatty acid transport protein 4-like — protein sequence MDIKLLLVFAIVGLMATGVTARIGFLGRIAQILLAAALIPLICKFHRKIYVILKTLPRDIKFLCRYVNADRDLRSFVRNNTTVMKIFRERARLYPDKPCFIFEGCTWTNEDIDKYSNRIANVFKEAGYGKGDAVALLMLNRPEYIATWLGLGKIGVITALINTNLRQQCLSHCLTVAKIKSVIYTEEFSSAIEDISDSIQGITRYKQGGNIEGYNGDIRDLDKLMADASTKQPDVDNEPGYKDDLLYIYTSGTTGLPKVAIVPNSRFLLVITATYHMLGLKKNSDILYNPIPLYHMSGGLVGTGCALTKGIPSVLRSKFSVTAYWTDCIKYKCTLAQYIGEMCRYLLKAPPRPEDSAHSIRLMVGNGMRPQIWQEFVDRFKIEQITEVYGSSEGNANIVNVDNQVGAVGFVPSILPKFLHPVALIRVNPDTCEPIRGKDGLCIRTEINEPGMLIGLIKQGNAVREFNGYLDKEASRKKVVENVFCKGDKAFLSGDILVQDEFGYFYFKDRTGDTFRWKGENVATAEVEGVISNVAGYRDTTVYGVQIPGVEGKAGMAAIVDPESLIDFKALAEGLDKALPSYARPIFLRIVKELEMTSTFKLKKIGLQKEGFDPNKIQDKVYFRSDKEYVEVTPELYQKIISGSTKL from the exons ATGGACATCAAGTTACTTCTTGTTTTTGCTATCGTCGGTTTAATGGCCACCGGCGTAACAGCAAGGATCGGATTTTTAGGAAGAATCGCTCAAATACTTTTGGCCGCCGCCCTTATCCCATTAATTTGcaaatttcatcgaaagaTCTACGTCATTCTGAAGACACTGCCAAGGGATATCAA atttctttGTCGATATGTGAACGCTGATCGAGATCTGAGAAGTTTCGTTAGAAATAATACGACGGTTATGAAAATTTTCCGAGAACGAGCACGTCTTTATCCAGATAAGCcatgttttattttcgaaggatGCACTTGGACTAACGAAGAT ATTGACAAGTATAGTAATCGAATAGCAAATGTTTTTAAAGAAGCTGGATATGGTAAAGGGGATGCCGTAGCACTTTTGATGCTTAACAGACCGGAATACATCGCAACTTGGCTTGGTTTAGGAAAAATAGGTGTGATAACAGCTTTGATCAATACTAATTTACGTCAACAATGTTTAAGTCATTGTCTGACCGTTGCCAAAATAAAGAGCGTAATTTATACCGAGGAATTTTCTTCAG CAATCGAAGATATTTCGGATTCTATTCAAGGAATAACTAGGTATAAACAAGGTGGCAATATTGAAGGATATAACGGAGATATTAGAGATTTGGATAAACTAATGGCAGATGCTAGTACAAAACAACCAGATGTTGATAATGAACCTGGTTATAAAGATGActtgttgtatatatataccagtGGTACAACTGGTTTACCCAAAGTGGCTATTGTACCAAATTCGAG ATTTCTACTCGTTATAACAGCAACTTATCATATGCTAggattgaaaaagaatagtgacattttatataatcctATTCCATTATATCATATGTCTGGTGGACTAGTGGGGACAGGTTGTGCACTTACCAAAGGTATACCAAGTGTTTTAAGAAGCAAATTTTCTGTCACTGCTTATTGGACTGATTGCATCAAGTATAAATGCACG TTAGCACAATATATCGGCGAAATGtgtcgatatttattaaaggCTCCACCACGACCGGAAGATAGTGCCCATTCGATTAGACTAATGGTCGGAAATGGTATGAGACCACAAATTTGGCAAGAGTTCGTTGACCGCTTTAAAATCGAACAAATTACGGAAGTCTATGGATCGAGCGAAGGCAATGCTAATAttg TTAATGTTGATAATCAAGTTGGAGCAGTTGGTTTTGTTCCATCGATATTACCTAAATTTCTTCATCCAGTTGCTCTTATTCGTGTGAATCCTGATACGTGCGAACCAATTAGGGGTAAAGATGGATTATGCATACGAACTGAAATAA acgaGCCAGGTATGCTCATAGGATTGATAAAACAAGGAAATGCAGTGAGAGAATTTAATGGATATTTGGACAAGGAAGCATCACGAAAAAAAGTAGTAGAGAATGTATTCTGTAAGGGTGATAAAGCTTTTCTTTCAG GCGACATTCTAGTACAGGATGAATTTGGATACTTTTACTTCAAGGATAGAACAGGCGATACTTTTAGGTGGAAAGGTGAAAATGTTGCTACTGCTGAGGTGGAAGGTGTTATCAGTAATGTTGCTGGATACAGAGATACAACTGTTTACGGAGTACAG ATACCTGGTGTAGAAGGAAAAGCGGGAATGGCAGCAATAGTAGACCCTGAAAgtttaatagattttaaaGCACTCGCCGAGGGTTTGGACAAAGCTTTACCTTCTTACGCAAGACCAATTTTCTTAAGGATTGTCAAAGAATTAGAAATGACAAGCacatttaaattgaaaaagattgGCCTTCAAAAGGAAGGATTTGATCCCAATAAGATTCAAGACAAAGTGTATTTCCGATCGGATAAAGAATATGTCGAAGTTACACCCGAATTGTATCAAAAAATCATATCGGGATCTACCAAGTTGTAA
- the LOC127068264 gene encoding transcription factor Jun-like codes for MVRNLTMDQTFYEDATSVYGVVNRENNNMGQPKRNLTLDLNSCQRQGQQAKRPRLGPLPTTLNNVAPILSSPDLNMLKLGSPELEKLIIEQQDGSGSIVSSLPTPTAQILFPKTVTEAQELYARGFVDALNELHHSDSSQEPGSLHGATYTTLEPPGSVQSVGTESSVSQGLMQIKDEPQTVPSVSSSPPMSPIDMENQERIKLERKRQRNRVAASKCRRRKLERISRLEDKVKVLKGENSELSAVVHKLKEHVCRLKEQVMDHVQSGCQIMTVSGQF; via the coding sequence ATGGTGCGAAACTTGACAATGGATCAAACATTTTACGAGGACGCTACGAGCGTTTACGGTGTTGTAAATCGTGAGAATAACAATATGGGCCAACCTAAACGTAATCTCACGTTAGATTTGAACAGTTGTCAGAGGCAAGGACAGCAGGCGAAACGACCGAGATTAGGTCCCTTGCCGACAACATTGAACAACGTTGCACCGATCTTGAGCTCGCCAGATTTGAACATGTTGAAACTCGGATCGCCGGAATTGGAGAAGTTGATAATCGAACAGCAGGATGGTAGTGGGAGTATCGTTTCATCTTTACCGACCCCGACGGCACAGATACTTTTCCCAAAAACGGTTACGGAAGCTCAAGAACTTTATGCTCGTGGTTTCGTAGATGCCTTAAACGAGCTACATCACTCGGATAGCTCCCAAGAACCTGGTAGCTTGCACGGAGCTACTTACACGACTTTGGAGCCACCCGGTAGCGTGCAAAGCGTCGGAACGGAGTCCTCGGTGAGTCAGGGTCTCATGCAAATAAAGGACGAACCGCAAACGGTACCTAGCGTTTCAAGCTCGCCGCCTATGTCACCGATAGACATGGAAAATCAAGAAAGGATCAAACTCGAGAGGAAGAGGCAACGAAATCGCGTGGCCGCTTCCAAGTGTCGCAGGCGCAAACTCGAACGTATTTCCAGGCTGGAGGACAAGGTCAAAGTTCTCAAGGGCGAGAACAGCGAATTGAGCGCGGTCGTACACAAACTTAAGGAACACGTTTGCCGACTTAAGGAACAGGTGATGGATCACGTTCAATCTGGCTGTCAAATTATGACAGTTTCGGGCCAgttttga